The Corynebacterium marinum DSM 44953 genome contains the following window.
TCTCGGGTGCCTCGAGGGGGATCATGTGGCCGGCGTCCGGGGCGGTCTGCAGCCAGGCTTCGGGCCAGATCTCGATGAGCCTTTCGGCCTGGCCGAGCGGGGTGACGTTGTCCTTTTCACCGGCGATGACGTAGCCGGGGATGCCCTGCAGGTAGGGGCCGGCGGCGAGTTCGTCGTGGACCTGGAGGTCCTCGAAGAATCCGACGAAGGTCTCCAGGGGAGTCTCGTGGATCATGGCGGCGTGGAACTGGATGATGTCGTAGTCGATGCGCCGGTGGAAAATGGCGACCGCGAGCGTCGGCGCCAGGATCGCGGCGGCCTGCTGGCGGAATTTCTTCGCCTCGTCGGGCTGGGTCTCCACGGCGTTGTAGACCTGGTCGGCGACCGGGGAGGCGAGGAGCTGAGGCAGGCCCTGATCGGCCAGCGCCTCGATGGAGGTGGACACCAGGACGATGCCGGCGATCCGGCCCCAGAGCTCCGGTGGGCAACGGCGCACCAGGTTCAGCGCCACCAGCCCGCCGAGGGAGTGGCCCACCAGGATGACGGGTCCGCAGACGTCGCGGGCGCGCAGGACCGCCAGGGCGTCGTCGGCGGCACCCTCGACGGTGCACCGGGCGGGGTCGACGCGACCGGTCTGGCCGTGTCCGCGGGTGTCCAGCAGCAGGAGCCGCGCGGAGGGCCAGCGTGCACGCAGATGGTCGACCTGGCGGTAGAAGGATTCCGCGGGGATGGAGAAGCCGTGGAGGAAGAGCACGGTGGGGGCGTCGGGGCGCACGGGGCCGTACTCGTACCAGTGGATGCGGATGCCGTCGCTGTCGACGGTGCCGGTGCGGTCGATGCCCGTCAGGCCCGGCTCGCGGCTGCCCGAGTGCAGCGCGCCGATCTCCAGCGCCAGGCGGCGGCGGCCGTTCGGCGTCAGCTGCAGCGCCCAGCTGCGCAGGCGCGACAGGGGGCGCGCCAGGGGAAAAGTCATGGGCATAAACGCTACCTGTTCGATACTTCCTGAGTGTCCGCTGCCCCAGTCAGGTGAAGTCACCTTTCCGGGGTTCGTCGGATTCTTCCGTCGTTCTGCTGTGGAGTTCCTTCTGCTCTCCATGTTTTCCCAGCGACGCAGCTGTGGAGAATAACCACCGATCGTCCGCGCCACGCTCGACGCTAACTCCTTCAGGGGAAACTATGACCCTGATGGGTTCGTCGAGCTTCTCGGTAGCGATGACCGTTACGGCGAGCCATGCGTCATGCAGAGCGCGGATCCGGCGAAACTCTGCGGCCAAGAGAACTAGTTCCCGGAAGTCATGCGCCCTCTCACCGAGATCTCCCTTTGCGTCCGCGACACGCGGCCAGAGGAGCGGACCCACCAGTTTATCGGCAACTTTTTTCATCAACTTGGCCGGTGAACCTGGCCCTTCATCCAGGTCCTCGACTGGCGTGGAGACCTCAAGCTCAGTGCTGGGGAACAAGGTCCTCTGAAAATCTTTCTCAGATCTGATCGATTCCAGCAGACTCTTTTCAGATGAAGTGGTTGGCTTGGATCTGGTAGTCGCCAGTGACTCAATTGTCGGCTCTTCAATCAACTGCTCAATGAATTCAACATTCAGTGAATGCCCTGGCAAAGCTTTTTGGACCAATCGCTTAATGTGAATCTCATCGTTGTAGAAGAGGGCACGGAACTGGTCTGCAAGCAACAATCGCATAGACCGGAAGGAGTCCCTGACAAGGTCAAGGTCATAGAGAAGCGTGTGCGGCAGTGTCACTTTCTTGTTGGACACCAGCACATCTATCAAAGCATCGACTTCCCGAACCAGGTACTCCGAGCTACGAAGGTCAAGACCGTTTCCTTCGCGATGGACCCTCCCCCATCGTCCCATCATTTCTGTGAGCCACTCGATTCTCTGTGCCTGTTCGTGAGAAGTCTCAACAAACTTGCGCTGCTGGCGGAGCTCCCAGGTCTGCCAGAGTGCAGCTCCCGAATCTGCGATCTGCAGCGTACAGCTGAGTGGCCCAGGGATGGGCATATGCGGTGGACGAGGCGCCGGCGTGGGATCCCCTCCCCCAGGTCTGAATCCATCGGATCTGCCTGAGAGCGCGTTCCATGCGATGGTGCCCCCCTGGTAGACGACCTCCCAGAAGCTTCCGTCGTCTTTCTGAACGATATGAACAGCCATTATTCTCTAGCCTCTCGGTCTCGGAGAAATTTCCAGACTACCGGTATCTCTTCCCTGCTACGAAGAGAAACTAAGGAGGACGACAAAGCAGCAGTCTGGTGGACCAAATGTCATCCGGATTTTTTCCGGCTAATTCATTCTGGTCTGATGGTTCTACTCCTCTCCTGTTTTCCTCCCGACTGGGGCGAGTTAAAAAGATCCTAAAAGCCCCATCATCTAGGATCGTGGTCATGATCTCTCCCGAACTGGCCAGCATCATTGAGGAGGCCTCCGGACTGGAGGCCGAGGCACTCACCCCGGACGCGAAGCTGCGCGAGCTGGGCATCACGTCGCTGTCGATGATCGAGATCGCCGTGCGCGCGGAGGACGCCTTCGGCGTCCGGCTTTATGACGACGTCGTGTACAACCTCCAGACCGTCGGCGACCTCGCCGCACACATTGAGGCTGAGACAGA
Protein-coding sequences here:
- a CDS encoding alpha/beta fold hydrolase, translated to MTFPLARPLSRLRSWALQLTPNGRRRLALEIGALHSGSREPGLTGIDRTGTVDSDGIRIHWYEYGPVRPDAPTVLFLHGFSIPAESFYRQVDHLRARWPSARLLLLDTRGHGQTGRVDPARCTVEGAADDALAVLRARDVCGPVILVGHSLGGLVALNLVRRCPPELWGRIAGIVLVSTSIEALADQGLPQLLASPVADQVYNAVETQPDEAKKFRQQAAAILAPTLAVAIFHRRIDYDIIQFHAAMIHETPLETFVGFFEDLQVHDELAAGPYLQGIPGYVIAGEKDNVTPLGQAERLIEIWPEAWLQTAPDAGHMIPLEAPEILNAAIDRLLLRLE
- a CDS encoding acyl carrier protein, yielding MISPELASIIEEASGLEAEALTPDAKLRELGITSLSMIEIAVRAEDAFGVRLYDDVVYNLQTVGDLAAHIEAETDSPDGA